From the genome of Petrotoga miotherma DSM 10691:
TAGTAAGGAACTTGTTGCACATAAAATCGAATAGCTCTAACGGGAAAATAGAAGGTATGAACTCTAAACTTAGAGGATTTACTAAAAGGGCTTTTGGTTTTAAAACATTAAAGAATTTAAAAATCACTATCTTTATTGCCCTTGGTAAACTTAATTTAACTCCAGCTTAATTACCCACTATTTTCGTGATAGAACCTTATTTTTTGATTTGCCCCTATTTTTTTGTCGTTTGATAAATAATAATATATGTCTTTTTCTTCTATTTGAATGTTTTTAACTTTTTCAGGAACAAGTGTTTCTAATGTGTCTTTAATTTCTAGATACTCTTTTTCTTCCAAATATTTTTTCTTGTAAAAAAATTCTATTTCTTTGATCAAACCCCATCCTACCGATAAGCCATGTGCAATGCCTGTAGCGGCTTCAAAGGTGTGACCTAAAGTGTGTCCAAGATTCAAACAACTTCTCAACCCCGTATCTTTGAAGTCTTGTTCCACTATACGAAGTTTTTCCTCTACGGATCTTTTAATAAAAAAAGATAATTTATATAGATTCCTATTAAGTATCTCGTGCATATTCTCTTTAAAATACTCATAAAAATCATTTCCTGAGATCAATGCCATTTTATAACCTTCGATTAAACCTTCTATGAATGTTTCGTCATTTAAGGATAATATAGAAAGTGGATCTATAATCACTTCTTTGGGTAAGTTTATTGTCCCCACGACATTTTTGTATTTTTTGAAATCTATTCCATTTTTTCCTCCTATTGCAGCATCGATCTGAGAAAGAAGTGTGGTAGGGTAAAAAGAAAAGTTCATTCCTCTTTTGTAAGTGGAGCCAACAAAACCTGTAAAATCAGTTATAGTTCCTCCGCCAATCCCAAGGAGTAAGTTATCTCTAGAGACATTGTTTTCAAGTAGATATTCGTAAGCCCTTATTACAAAAGAGATGTCTTTTGTTTTTTCTCCGTTTGGTAAGACAAGTTTTTTCTGTGGTAGGTACTCTCCGTATAGTTCATTGACCTTTTCGCTGGTAAAAACTATGGAATCTGGGGGGAGAGACTTTAGACTTCCTGCATTTATTGATACTTTTTGAAAAGATGAATCTATTTCAGCATCGTTTTTGATATCGTATTGGTAGAGGATTTTAGCAACTGATTCCCATTCGGTCAAATTTGTGATATCGACCGTTTTGAATTGTTCGTATAATTCTTTTCGATCTTGGTATATCTTTATAATATTTTCTTTGTTGTTTGCTAGAACGGGTCTATTTTCTAAACTTACACGATCTTTAAGCTTTTCAGGAGCGACACTCAGGTATATGGCATTTTCTTTTTTCAATATGGTTCTATTTTTAGCGTTTAAGATTATTCCTCCCCCAGTTGATACGACTATGGATTGAGTGTTTTCTGCTAATTTTTCGAGAATGTCGTTTTCCAATTTCCTGAAGTATTCTTCACCGTATCTTTCAAAGATGTCTTTTATTTTAAGATTTTCGTTTTTTTCGATTTCTTCATCTATGTCGATATAGGGTATGGAAAGCACTTTTGAAATCTTTTTTGCGAGGGTCGTTTTTCCAGATCCCATCATTCCTACTAAGAAAATTTTCATCGAATATCACCATATTTCTTGAAGTATCTGTCTTTTACAAGTTCAATATTATCGTTTCCAAATCCGTCTATAATTTCTTCCATTAATATAATAGCAAGGGTACATTCTGTTATTACCGTCGCTGCAGGAATAACAACAGAATCAGATCTTATGTAAAGTGCTTCTTTTGGTTCTTTGGTTTTAAGATCAACAGAAGGAAGAGGATTTGCAAGTGTAGAAATAGGTTTGAAGTATGTAGTGACCATTATATTTTCTCCATTGGTTATCCCTGCTTCTATGCCACCTGCGTAATTCTTCGTTCTGCGTATATCGCTATTTTCCACTTTGAAAGGATCTTGGAATTCAGATCCAGGGATACTCACATCTTCTTTGCCTATAAAAACCCCTTTCACAGAAGGGATCGACATAAAGTATTTTCCTATTTTTGAATCAACTCTGTTCAAAACATCGGCGTAACTTCCCAATCCAGGTTTCACATTTGTGGCGAATGTTGTTACACTGCCTCCCAAGGTAGTTGCTTTTTTTAGGGCATTTTCTTTTATTTCTTCCATCATTTTTTCAGAAATATCTTCAAAAGGACATTGAACTTCTGATTCATTTCTTTTTTGGATATAGTAAGTGAAATCTTTTTGGATTTCTTCAAACCTTTCTTCTTCGACACTGACTTTTCCAATAGATTTTACAAAACTCGTCGTTGTTATACCAAAATTTTCAAGAAATTGTTTGACAACGCTCCCTATCGCGGTAAGTACACTTGTCCAGCGTGCGCTGTTCCTTTCTGTGTATATATTCAAATCATCTAATCTGTATTTATACCAACAAGAATAATCCCCATGCCCAGGTCTTGGAATATGTCTTTCTTCTTTGATAGGATTTTTTGCTTTGTTGTTTATGATTAAAACCAGCGGAGCCCCAGTGGTTATTCCTTCCCATAATCCCGAAACGATGATTACTTCATCTTTTTCTAATTTCATCCTGTTCCCACGGCCGTACCCTAACTGTCTTCTTCTTAGATCTATGTTTATTTTTTCTATATCTATTTTTAACCCTGCTGGTATTTCTTCTATTAATCCAATCATCTGTGAACCATGTGAGTCTCCTGCTATCTTTACTTGCATTTTATTCACCTCTAGCAAAAGTTTTAAAAGTTTCATCGAATATTTCTGGGGTATAAATATGCCATATCTTCAAATTTTCTACCCCCTGATGGTACCAAAAAGTGCGTCCATCTATACATTTGATATTGTTTTCTTTTGCAATCTTTTGGAGAGGGGTATTATTGTAAACAATATCGTAAATTAAAGATAGATTGGAAAGATCTCTAACTTCTAAATTAAATGATTCTCCAAACATTCCAATAGAAGTGGCGTTTATGAAGGTTTTAGAAGTACGGATTATGCTTTGTAGGTGGTCAAAAGATTCTATTTTTATATCTATTTTTGACAAGAAAATCTTTTTCAATTTTTCCGCTTTTTCAACCGTTCGATTCACAAGAAACAACTTTTTTATGCCCATTTTGTATAAAGCGTAGATGATGGATTTACTCGCACCACCCGCTCCAACTAAGACGATCGGTTCTTTCAGCATTGATGGATTTAACGAGTTATAAAAGCCTTTCCAATCTGTGTTGTAACCTTTATTGTTGAAAATGCAGTTAACCGCATTTATTTCTTTAGCTTCTTCTACTGGTTCTACATATTTAATCACTTTTTCTTTGAATGGAACAGTAACGTTGAGTCCGTCGTAAGAATTAATATATTTATTAATTTCATCGTCAAAATTATCAGGTACTATGACTATATCTTCATATACAGCATCGATATTAGCTTTTTTAAAATATTCATTAAAAACCTTTTTTGATAAGCTTTCTTTGTGAGGGTATTCTAATAATCCAAATTTTTTCATCATATACACCTTATCTTCTCAAAAATCTCTGTAAATTTCGGGAAAGATATATTCACACATTCAAAATTATCAATTTCTATAGGATTATCTGCTATCAATCCGGCTATAGCAAGCGACATTGCTATTCTATGGTCATTGTAACTTTCACAAGTACAGTTCCCTCGTATTCTTTGGCCTCCGATTATATCAAAACCATCTTCTTTTTCTAAAACATCTATGCCCAATTTCTTTAATTCGCTGGTGATAGCCCTTATTCTATCTGTTTCTTTGTAACGTAATTCTTTTGCATCTTTTATAGTTGTTTTTCCTTTGGCTTGGGTAGCAGCTATCGCCAATATAGGGATTTCATCGATAATCAAAGGAATCATCTCACCTTTTATTTCAACACCCTGTAACGAACTACTTTTTACGAGTAAGTCTCCAACCGGCTCATTGTTTAATGTTTTTTCGTTTATGATCTTTATATCCGCTCCCATCATCTTCAACACAGATAATATACCTGTTCTGGTTGGGTTGATTCCTACATTTTTTATTAATAGAGTAGAGTTTTTGGTTATAAGGGCAGCAACTATGAAAAAGGATGCAGATGATATATCACCTGGCACAAAGAACTCCCGACCTTTTAAATTGTTAGTGAGACCTTGGATAACAACGGTTGTATCTTTTTGAATGATATCAGCACCAAAATATTTTAACATCCTTTCAGTATGATCACGAGATTTAGCAGGTTCTATTACCTTAGTTTCTCCTTTTGCATACAAACCAGCCAACAAAATTGCAGATTTAACTTGGGCACTTGCAACTGGGGTTTTATAAACAATGGGGGATATATCTTTTGTTCCCAATATAGTGATGGGAGCAAACTCGCCATTTTTCCTCGCAAAAAAACGTCCACCCATTTTACTTAGTGGATCTATGACTCTTTTCATAGGCCTTTCCCTCAAAGAGTCGTCCCCTGTAATTACACTGTAAAAATTCTGAGCCGATAACACACCCATCATTAAGCGCGTTGTTGTACCAGAGTTTTTTGCGTTTAGAACGTTGGATGGTTCAATGAAATTGTCCTTTCCCTTTCCCTCTACAATTACTTCATCTTTGTCAATTTGTTTAATATCGGCACCTATTGAATTTAATATATTTAACGTGCTTAAGGTATCTTCAGAACTTAACAAGTTGTGTATTTTTGTTTTACCTTCAGCGAGGGAACCAATGATTAGCGCCCTGTGTGATATTGATTTATCACCTGGTAGGGTGATCTCTGCATTTATATTTTCTGTTGGAGTTACTTCAATTTTCATCTTTTCCTCCCAATATTGAGTTTTTTTGCCTTTACAACTCAAATTTACTGATTTTGCTCAAATCATCTTTTATTTCATTGTATTTATCTTCGATTAGGTTCTTCTTGAAGGCAGTTAACTCTTTTTCAAAATTCTCTATGGCATGCAGTATATTCTCTTTGTTTTGTTTGAATATATCGATCCACATTTGGGGATCGCTTTTTGATAACCTTGTTGTGTCTTTAAAACCAGCTCCGACTAATTTTAGATAATTTTCATTATCTTCTTTTAAATTCATCAGAGTTTTAACTAGATAATAAGAAATTATCTGCGGCAGATGACTTGTTATTGAGAGAATTTCATCGTGAGTTTCGGCATCTATTATTATTGGAATGGCTCCGATTTTTGTGATCAACCTTTCAAACTTATTAAAATATACTTGGTCACAATTTGCGCTTTTTATCAATATATATTTTTTCCCTTTGAATAAATCCGCCTTGGCGTTTAATGGACCAGACTTTTCGGATCCTGCCAATGGATGACCGCCTATGAAATTGACCCTTTTGTTTTTGAAAGTATCAAAGAGTTGCGTAATTTTATATTTCGTACTACCAACATCGGTTACAACTGTATTTTCTTTTGCTAGACTAATTGTATCATGTAAAATACTTTTTGTACTTTCTACAGGCGTTGCAAAAATTATTAAATCTGCTTTTGAAATATCTGATATTTTCGCAGGTTCATCGATAGCTCCTAACTTTAAAGCTTCTTTTAAAGAATTATTATCGATATCGTATCCAATGATAGTACTTATTTCTTTTGTTTCTTTAAAGGCTAGAGCTAATGAAGTTCCAATCAATCCAGTGCCAATGATTATGGTGGTGTCGAATAACATTAATCGTTCCTCCAATACAATGTTGTTTGTATCTCAGGCTAAGATTTTACTGTCTATTTCTAATAAGGCTTTTATTTGATCCATTAATTCACTGAATTGCTCAAAATTCAGAGATTGTTTCCCATCTGAAAGGGCGTTTTGAGGATCTGGATGCACTTCTATTATTAACCCATCAGCGCCGGCGGCTACAGCAGCTTTTGATAGAGGAGCGACGTATCTCCAATCCCCACTAGCGTGACTGGGATCAATTATAATAGGTAAATGACTGTATCTTTTGATTACAGGTATTGCACTGATGTCCAAGGTATTTCTCGTTTCATCAGTAAATGTTCTAATTCCTCTTTCACACAATATAACCTGGCTGTTCCCTTCAGAAATGATATATTCTGCCGACATTAAAAATTCTTTGTATGTAGCTGATAAACCCCTTTTAAGTAAAACTGGTTTGTTGAGCTTACCTACTTCTTTTAAAAGTGCAAAATTTTGCATGTTTCTTGTTCCTATCTGTAAAATATCGGTATATTTTGAAACCAACTCGACCTCTCTGGTGTCCATAACTTCTGTAACTATCTTTAGACCAGTTTCTTCACTAACTTCTTTTAGAATCTTCAGGCCTTCTTCTTTTAAGCCTTGAAAAGAATATGGAGAAGTTCTTGGTTTATAAGCCCCCCCTCTTAGGAATTTAACCCCTTTTTCTTTTAAGAATAGAGCGGTTTCTAAAACCTGTTCTTTACTTTCTACTGCACAAGGTCCCGCGATCGTTAAAAAATTTTCCCCTCCTATTTTTATCCCTCCTATGTCGTATATTGAGTCTTTAGATTTGAATGTTCTACTTGCTAATTTGAAAGGTTGAGTTATTTCTACAACCCTTTCAACTCCTGGGAAAGTTTCGATGTTGTTTAAAATGTATTCTCTGTCACCTTGCCCCACTACTCCAACAATCGTGTGATTTTCTCCTTTATCGGGATGAGCTTTAAAACCTACTTCTTCCACCTTTTGAATAACATTTCTAACTTCTTCTTCTGTTGCATTTTCCTCCATTACGATCACCACCCGAATTCACCTCCAAATTTTAAAAATATTGTTTTTAGAAACTCCGAAGCTTGTTTTAGCGCCCCTTCGCCCCCTTAATTTATTTTCAAAGTATCTATAAAAAAAATAGGTGCCTACTAAAAGAGTAGACACCCATTTTGGAATCTTTGTGGACTAAGTTTTTATACGACAAAACAAAGCCACCAAAATGGGTGTCTTGCTAAAATACCAATAATATTTATTTTCATTTTCGATTAAGACCTTTGTAACCATTTTTGCTATCTCCTCAACTTTCCTTTAAAATTATTTTATCAGGAAAAAATATCTTTGTCAACATAAAAAAGTTTTTTTCTCTATAATTCAAAATTAATAGGCATAAAAGTATACACATCTGTAAAATAGACTAAATGAAAAGGTGCTAAAATTTTTTATGAAATATAGAGTTTAAAATACTCATCTACAAAATGAGTTGGAGGTGAATAATCATGTTTTATTCTACACTGTTATTGTTGATCCCACCATTGATATTAGCCATTTGGGCACAAAGTAGAGTTAGTAGTACTTTCAACAAATATTCTCGAGTAAAGGCATCAATTGGAGAGCCAGGCTATATGTTTGCCAGAAGATTACTTGATTCTGTTGGGTTATATGATGTTAAAGTCGAAAGAGTAAGAGGTACTTTGAGTGATCATTATGACCCTACCAAAAAAGTATTGAGACTTTCTGACTCCACTTATAACAGTTCGTCTATAGCTGCTTTGGGTGTTGTAGCTCACGAAGCAGGCCATGCTATACAACACGCTAAAGGTTATAAACCTTTAATTCTTAGGAATCTGGCTGTGCCGTTGGCAGGTTTTGGTTCTAACATGGCGTGGATTATCTTCTTTATTGGACTTATTTTTTCTACACCTTTCTTACTAAATGCTGGAATTTTCTTGTTCCTTTTCGTGGTTTTATTTTCAGTTATAACGTTGCCTGTTGAGTTCAATGCCAGTAGTAGGGCTTTGAAACTTTTACCCGTTATGGGAATGTCTAAAGAAGAAGTAGCAGGTGCAAAAAAGGTGTTATCGGCAGCGGCGTTAACCTATGTGGCAGCTGCTTTAATGGCGATCGCTCAACTTTTGAGAATGCTAGTGTTAGCTGGTTCAAGAAATTAAGGTATATCTCTATGATTTGTAAAAGATGGACACTGTATGGAAGAGTTCAAGGTGTTGGTTTAAGACATTTTTTAAGAGTGCATGGAGTAAGGCTTCAACTTGAAGGGTATGTTAAAAACTTACCCGATGGTTCGGTTGAGGTGGTTGCCCAAGGAGAAGAAGAAAAAGTTTTGAAACTAAAAACTATCATCTTACAAGGAAATGGGTTCAGTAGATTAGAAGATATTCAAGAAGAAGATTTTCCCATAGGGAATTATGGAAGTTTTCATATAGAGTATTGAATCAAAATAGAGGCGAACAACCTCTATTTTTTTACCACACTTTCAAACTTTTTGTAAAG
Proteins encoded in this window:
- the aroA gene encoding 3-phosphoshikimate 1-carboxyvinyltransferase — encoded protein: MKIEVTPTENINAEITLPGDKSISHRALIIGSLAEGKTKIHNLLSSEDTLSTLNILNSIGADIKQIDKDEVIVEGKGKDNFIEPSNVLNAKNSGTTTRLMMGVLSAQNFYSVITGDDSLRERPMKRVIDPLSKMGGRFFARKNGEFAPITILGTKDISPIVYKTPVASAQVKSAILLAGLYAKGETKVIEPAKSRDHTERMLKYFGADIIQKDTTVVIQGLTNNLKGREFFVPGDISSASFFIVAALITKNSTLLIKNVGINPTRTGILSVLKMMGADIKIINEKTLNNEPVGDLLVKSSSLQGVEIKGEMIPLIIDEIPILAIAATQAKGKTTIKDAKELRYKETDRIRAITSELKKLGIDVLEKEDGFDIIGGQRIRGNCTCESYNDHRIAMSLAIAGLIADNPIEIDNFECVNISFPKFTEIFEKIRCI
- the aroF gene encoding 3-deoxy-7-phosphoheptulonate synthase, with translation MVIVMEENATEEEVRNVIQKVEEVGFKAHPDKGENHTIVGVVGQGDREYILNNIETFPGVERVVEITQPFKLASRTFKSKDSIYDIGGIKIGGENFLTIAGPCAVESKEQVLETALFLKEKGVKFLRGGAYKPRTSPYSFQGLKEEGLKILKEVSEETGLKIVTEVMDTREVELVSKYTDILQIGTRNMQNFALLKEVGKLNKPVLLKRGLSATYKEFLMSAEYIISEGNSQVILCERGIRTFTDETRNTLDISAIPVIKRYSHLPIIIDPSHASGDWRYVAPLSKAAVAAGADGLIIEVHPDPQNALSDGKQSLNFEQFSELMDQIKALLEIDSKILA
- a CDS encoding zinc metallopeptidase — protein: MFYSTLLLLIPPLILAIWAQSRVSSTFNKYSRVKASIGEPGYMFARRLLDSVGLYDVKVERVRGTLSDHYDPTKKVLRLSDSTYNSSSIAALGVVAHEAGHAIQHAKGYKPLILRNLAVPLAGFGSNMAWIIFFIGLIFSTPFLLNAGIFLFLFVVLFSVITLPVEFNASSRALKLLPVMGMSKEEVAGAKKVLSAAALTYVAAALMAIAQLLRMLVLAGSRN
- the aroC gene encoding chorismate synthase; this translates as MQVKIAGDSHGSQMIGLIEEIPAGLKIDIEKINIDLRRRQLGYGRGNRMKLEKDEVIIVSGLWEGITTGAPLVLIINNKAKNPIKEERHIPRPGHGDYSCWYKYRLDDLNIYTERNSARWTSVLTAIGSVVKQFLENFGITTTSFVKSIGKVSVEEERFEEIQKDFTYYIQKRNESEVQCPFEDISEKMMEEIKENALKKATTLGGSVTTFATNVKPGLGSYADVLNRVDSKIGKYFMSIPSVKGVFIGKEDVSIPGSEFQDPFKVENSDIRRTKNYAGGIEAGITNGENIMVTTYFKPISTLANPLPSVDLKTKEPKEALYIRSDSVVIPAATVITECTLAIILMEEIIDGFGNDNIELVKDRYFKKYGDIR
- a CDS encoding acylphosphatase codes for the protein MICKRWTLYGRVQGVGLRHFLRVHGVRLQLEGYVKNLPDGSVEVVAQGEEEKVLKLKTIILQGNGFSRLEDIQEEDFPIGNYGSFHIEY
- a CDS encoding transposase, which gives rise to MHIKSNSSNGKIEGMNSKLRGFTKRAFGFKTLKNLKITIFIALGKLNLTPA
- a CDS encoding prephenate dehydrogenase; translated protein: MLFDTTIIIGTGLIGTSLALAFKETKEISTIIGYDIDNNSLKEALKLGAIDEPAKISDISKADLIIFATPVESTKSILHDTISLAKENTVVTDVGSTKYKITQLFDTFKNKRVNFIGGHPLAGSEKSGPLNAKADLFKGKKYILIKSANCDQVYFNKFERLITKIGAIPIIIDAETHDEILSITSHLPQIISYYLVKTLMNLKEDNENYLKLVGAGFKDTTRLSKSDPQMWIDIFKQNKENILHAIENFEKELTAFKKNLIEDKYNEIKDDLSKISKFEL
- a CDS encoding shikimate dehydrogenase family protein, producing the protein MMKKFGLLEYPHKESLSKKVFNEYFKKANIDAVYEDIVIVPDNFDDEINKYINSYDGLNVTVPFKEKVIKYVEPVEEAKEINAVNCIFNNKGYNTDWKGFYNSLNPSMLKEPIVLVGAGGASKSIIYALYKMGIKKLFLVNRTVEKAEKLKKIFLSKIDIKIESFDHLQSIIRTSKTFINATSIGMFGESFNLEVRDLSNLSLIYDIVYNNTPLQKIAKENNIKCIDGRTFWYHQGVENLKIWHIYTPEIFDETFKTFARGE
- the aroB gene encoding bifunctional shikimate kinase AroK/3-dehydroquinate synthase AroB → MKIFLVGMMGSGKTTLAKKISKVLSIPYIDIDEEIEKNENLKIKDIFERYGEEYFRKLENDILEKLAENTQSIVVSTGGGIILNAKNRTILKKENAIYLSVAPEKLKDRVSLENRPVLANNKENIIKIYQDRKELYEQFKTVDITNLTEWESVAKILYQYDIKNDAEIDSSFQKVSINAGSLKSLPPDSIVFTSEKVNELYGEYLPQKKLVLPNGEKTKDISFVIRAYEYLLENNVSRDNLLLGIGGGTITDFTGFVGSTYKRGMNFSFYPTTLLSQIDAAIGGKNGIDFKKYKNVVGTINLPKEVIIDPLSILSLNDETFIEGLIEGYKMALISGNDFYEYFKENMHEILNRNLYKLSFFIKRSVEEKLRIVEQDFKDTGLRSCLNLGHTLGHTFEAATGIAHGLSVGWGLIKEIEFFYKKKYLEEKEYLEIKDTLETLVPEKVKNIQIEEKDIYYYLSNDKKIGANQKIRFYHENSG